The bacterium genome includes a region encoding these proteins:
- a CDS encoding argininosuccinate synthase → MPKTVVLVYSGGLDTSVCIPMMREDYGFDHIVTVTVDVGLPAAEIKQAEEKAKMLGTEHYTIDARQEFVDEYIFPAIKANGDYQGYPISTSIARPLIGLKAVEIAQKVKGDAFCHGCTGKGNDQFRIEFVMRALMPDMPIIAPMREHTMTRTWEIEYAEKKGIPIGQSKDKIWSIDENLWGRSIEGGHLEEPDYAPPEEIFHWTKNPVDAPNTPTEITITFDNGVPVALNGQKMNSLDLVLKVHELAGANGVGRVDIMEDRIIGLKVRENYECPAAKVLIPAHKALEDLVCTAEERAFKVSVDQQWGKLAYEGLWYDPFKDDLEAFINKIQPRVTGDVILRLFKGSCTVIGRRSKYALYNEDLASFDSKTFDQSEAVGIVKTHGMQARMYRTVKDS, encoded by the coding sequence ATGCCAAAAACAGTCGTCCTAGTCTACTCAGGTGGGCTGGATACATCAGTGTGCATCCCGATGATGCGCGAGGACTATGGGTTCGACCATATCGTTACCGTTACTGTCGATGTGGGTCTGCCCGCAGCGGAGATCAAACAGGCTGAAGAGAAGGCCAAGATGCTCGGCACCGAGCACTACACAATCGACGCCCGGCAGGAGTTTGTAGACGAGTATATTTTTCCTGCGATCAAAGCCAACGGCGATTATCAGGGCTACCCGATCAGCACATCTATTGCAAGGCCGCTAATAGGCCTCAAGGCAGTCGAGATTGCTCAGAAAGTCAAAGGTGATGCCTTCTGCCATGGCTGCACCGGCAAGGGCAATGACCAGTTCAGGATCGAGTTCGTAATGCGCGCTCTGATGCCTGATATGCCGATCATCGCTCCTATGCGCGAGCACACCATGACCCGCACCTGGGAGATCGAATATGCCGAAAAGAAGGGCATCCCGATCGGCCAGAGCAAAGACAAGATATGGTCCATAGATGAGAATTTGTGGGGACGGTCGATAGAGGGCGGTCATCTGGAGGAGCCGGATTACGCTCCGCCGGAAGAAATCTTCCACTGGACAAAGAACCCTGTGGATGCGCCTAACACGCCGACTGAGATCACCATCACGTTCGATAATGGCGTGCCGGTTGCTTTGAACGGCCAGAAGATGAACTCACTCGATCTGGTCCTTAAGGTGCACGAGCTTGCTGGGGCCAATGGTGTAGGCAGGGTCGATATAATGGAAGATAGGATCATCGGCCTCAAGGTCCGCGAGAACTATGAGTGCCCAGCGGCAAAAGTCCTGATTCCGGCTCATAAGGCTCTGGAAGATTTGGTCTGCACAGCCGAAGAGAGAGCTTTCAAGGTGTCGGTCGATCAGCAGTGGGGCAAGCTCGCCTATGAGGGTCTGTGGTATGACCCGTTCAAGGACGACCTGGAAGCGTTTATCAATAAGATTCAGCCCAGAGTCACCGGCGATGTCATCTTGCGCCTCTTTAAGGGAAGCTGTACGGTCATCGGACGCAGGAGCAAGTATGCTCTCTATAACGAAGACCTGGCGTCATTCGATTCCAAGACCTTTGACCAGAGCGAGGCAGTCGGGATCGTGAAGACCCACGGCATGCAGGCGAGAATGTATCGCACGGTGAAGGATAGTTAA
- a CDS encoding four helix bundle protein: MFRFEKLDIWKKSIEFANLIYKSTETFPMKEQFGLTSQMRRAAVSISANIAEGSSRVSNKDFSRFIEIAYGSLCETLSHLHIATAQSLIDVNCLERIVSEADELARMLSSFRNSLGKWKTDQVASE; encoded by the coding sequence ATGTTTCGGTTCGAGAAGCTGGACATTTGGAAGAAAAGCATCGAGTTTGCTAATTTGATATATAAGTCAACAGAGACTTTTCCGATGAAAGAGCAGTTTGGTCTTACTTCACAAATGAGGCGTGCGGCAGTGTCGATAAGCGCCAATATTGCGGAGGGTAGTTCCAGAGTATCCAACAAAGACTTCTCGCGGTTTATCGAAATAGCTTACGGTTCTTTGTGTGAAACTCTTTCACACTTGCATATTGCAACAGCGCAAAGCTTGATTGATGTAAATTGCCTTGAACGAATCGTTTCAGAAGCTGATGAGCTTGCAAGAATGCTAAGCTCTTTTAGGAACAGCCTTGGAAAGTGGAAAACGGACCAAGTGGCGAGCGAGTAG
- the argF gene encoding ornithine carbamoyltransferase, with product MAFTSEKKPEAAVELRGKSLLSISQLNRAEIDTIFNMTKKLKEGIIPPSRQRRIFEGKTLAMIFEKPSLRTRVSFETGIFQLGGHGIYLGPNDIGLGKRESIGDVAQTIGRMCDIIMARVFEHEKVTGLAEYAGIPVINALSDLEHPCQALADFYTILEHKGKFEGLKLAFIGDGNNVAHSLMLLAAKVGMNFAIGCPKGYEPDENVTAKAKEFAKETGAKIEIFNDAVEAVKDADVVYTDVWASMGQEAEAAERAKTFAPFQVNAGLMKHAKPDAIFEHCLPAHRNSEVTDEVIDSKQSVVFDEAENRLHAQKAVMVLLAG from the coding sequence GTGGCTTTCACCAGCGAGAAGAAACCGGAAGCAGCGGTCGAACTGCGGGGCAAGAGCCTGCTCAGCATCTCTCAGCTCAACCGCGCCGAGATAGACACTATCTTTAATATGACCAAGAAGCTGAAGGAGGGGATCATCCCGCCGTCCAGACAGCGCAGGATTTTTGAAGGCAAGACTCTTGCTATGATTTTTGAGAAACCCAGCCTGCGGACTCGGGTCTCTTTCGAGACCGGAATATTCCAGCTCGGGGGGCATGGCATATACCTTGGGCCCAACGATATCGGTCTGGGTAAGCGCGAGAGCATAGGCGATGTGGCGCAGACAATCGGGCGGATGTGCGACATCATCATGGCTCGTGTCTTTGAGCATGAAAAGGTGACCGGGCTTGCTGAGTATGCGGGGATCCCGGTGATAAATGCCTTGTCCGACCTCGAGCACCCATGCCAAGCTCTGGCCGATTTCTATACGATTCTCGAGCACAAAGGCAAGTTCGAAGGACTCAAACTGGCATTTATAGGCGACGGAAACAACGTAGCTCACTCGCTTATGCTGCTGGCCGCCAAGGTAGGCATGAACTTTGCCATCGGCTGCCCCAAGGGTTATGAGCCGGATGAGAATGTGACAGCCAAGGCGAAGGAGTTTGCTAAAGAGACCGGCGCCAAGATTGAGATATTCAACGATGCTGTTGAAGCCGTTAAGGATGCAGATGTGGTCTATACAGACGTATGGGCGAGTATGGGCCAGGAAGCCGAGGCTGCGGAGAGAGCAAAAACTTTCGCGCCTTTCCAGGTAAATGCCGGTTTGATGAAGCATGCAAAACCCGATGCGATCTTCGAGCACTGCCTGCCCGCTCACCGCAACTCTGAGGTCACTGACGAGGTGATCGACAGCAAGCAGAGTGTAGTTTTTGACGAGGCTGAAAACAGGCTGCATGCGCAGAAGGCCGTGATGGTGCTGTTAGCTGGCTAA
- a CDS encoding acetylornithine transaminase, with product MLTKQSETNSADVMALYDQYVMKTYGKQPVVLVKGEGCFAYDIDGKEYLDLVAGIAVNGLGHCPPKVVEAIREQAGTLMHTSNLYYVPGQAKLAKILCEISGMSKAFFCNSGAEANEAAMKLAKKAAKISGHPEKCEIVTALKSFHGRTLAAITATGQPKYQKSFTPLVPGFKYIPYNDIEALKDAVDEKTCAIMMEPVQGESGVHPASAEFLQAARDLCDKFGATLIFDEVQTGLGRTGKMFGFQNFGVVPDVMTLAKTIAAGFPMGACLARDKWADVFEPGDHAATFGGNPLACAAAIAAVTEIKDGGWVENAAKVGQYFREQLAILPGVKEVRGLGLMVAAEFDKPIAKDLVSKALEAGLIINATSENTLRFVPPLILTNELVDRAISIIAKILSDN from the coding sequence ATGCTAACGAAACAATCAGAGACAAACAGCGCCGATGTAATGGCGCTGTACGATCAATACGTAATGAAAACCTACGGCAAGCAGCCGGTAGTGCTCGTTAAGGGTGAGGGATGCTTTGCTTATGACATCGATGGCAAGGAGTATCTGGACCTTGTGGCAGGGATTGCAGTAAATGGGTTGGGGCACTGCCCGCCCAAAGTAGTCGAGGCTATCCGCGAGCAGGCCGGAACTCTTATGCACACCAGCAATCTCTATTACGTGCCCGGCCAGGCAAAACTAGCCAAGATTCTGTGTGAGATTTCGGGGATGAGTAAGGCTTTCTTCTGCAACTCGGGAGCTGAAGCCAATGAAGCAGCAATGAAACTAGCCAAGAAAGCGGCCAAGATATCAGGGCACCCTGAAAAGTGCGAGATAGTGACGGCATTAAAGTCATTTCATGGCCGGACCCTGGCGGCTATTACTGCCACCGGCCAGCCGAAGTATCAGAAGTCGTTTACTCCGCTGGTTCCGGGCTTCAAATATATACCTTATAATGATATCGAAGCTCTCAAGGACGCAGTGGACGAGAAGACCTGCGCCATTATGATGGAGCCTGTGCAGGGTGAGAGCGGGGTGCATCCGGCCAGTGCCGAGTTCTTGCAGGCAGCACGCGACCTGTGCGACAAGTTCGGCGCAACGCTCATCTTCGACGAGGTCCAGACAGGCTTGGGCAGAACGGGTAAGATGTTTGGGTTCCAGAACTTTGGGGTTGTCCCGGATGTTATGACCCTCGCCAAGACTATAGCGGCGGGTTTCCCGATGGGGGCATGTCTAGCGCGTGATAAATGGGCGGATGTCTTTGAGCCGGGCGACCATGCGGCTACATTCGGCGGCAACCCACTAGCATGCGCGGCGGCGATAGCGGCAGTTACTGAGATAAAAGATGGCGGCTGGGTCGAAAACGCGGCTAAGGTTGGGCAGTATTTCCGCGAGCAACTAGCTATACTGCCTGGAGTAAAAGAAGTCCGCGGACTGGGTCTGATGGTTGCAGCAGAGTTTGATAAGCCCATAGCCAAAGATTTGGTATCAAAGGCGCTGGAGGCCGGTCTAATAATCAACGCGACGAGTGAGAATACGCTGCGGTTCGTCCCGCCACTTATCCTGACTAACGAGTTAGTCGACCGTGCGATAAGTATTATTGCGAAGATACTGAGTGATAATTAG